The genomic region CGACCGCGCGGACCAGACCGGCGTTGCCCTCCTGGATGAGGTCGAGGAGGGGCAGACCACTGCGCGGGTAGCGGCGGGCGACGGCCACCACGAGGCGCAGGTTGGACCGGATGAAGACTTCCTTGGCGCGCTCACCCTCGGCGGCCAGCGCCTCCAGCTCCTCGCGCGCGGGCGTCTCGCCCTTGCGCTCGATGACGCCGTCGAGGATCTGCTGGGCGTACACGCCCGCCTCGATGATCTGGGAGAGCTCCACTTCCTTGGCGGCGTCGAGCAGCGGGGTGCGTGCGATCTCGTCCAGGTACATGCCGACCAGGTCGCGGTCTGCGATCTCCCCGCCCACAGCGCGAGCGCTGCTCGTGGACTGCTGGCGGGCGACGGCGCGGGTTGCCATGCGTGCTCCCTTGCGATGAGTTCGGTCGCGGTGCGGCTGCCGGACGGCACCGGTGGTGCGGTGTGCGTCCCCGGACACTCTCCCGAGTGCCCGCATCCGAAGGAAACAACGACTGGAATCAGGACAGAATTCCCACGTCTCCCTCTCATTTTCGAGATCTTGCAGTATCCTGCCTCGCCACGAGAGGGGGCAGGGTGCCGCAAGGACTCGAAGAGGTGCAGGTCAGGCCCGGAACGGAGGCCGACCTGGCAGCCCTCACGGACGTGTACAACCACTACGTCCGCGAGACCGCCGTCACCTTCGACACGGCCGTCTTCACTCCGGAACAGCGCCGCCCATGGCTGCACTCCCACCCTGAAGACGGCCCTCACCGCCTTCTGGTTGCCTGGGCCGGCCATCGAATCGCTGGATACGCGACAAGCAGTCCTTTCCGTCCGAAACCGGCCTACGCGACGTCGGTGGAGGCCAGCGTCTACCTCGCCCCGCACGCGGTGGGCCGGGGCGTGGGAACGGTGCTCTACGACGCCCTCTTCACGGCCCTGGCCGAGGAGCCGGTCCACCGCGTGTTCGCCGGCGTCGCCCTGCCGAACGAGGCCTCGGTCCGCCTCCACGAACGCTTCGGCTTCCGCCGGGTCGGGGAGTTCACGGAGGCGGGCTGGAAGTTCGGCCGCTACTGGGACGTGCGCTGGTACGAGAAGACCCTGGGGCCGGACCGCCTGCACGGGTGAGGTGACGGCCGGCTCGGCGATGCGCGGTCGCCTCGCGCACGGCGGGCGGTCTAAGCGACGCTTAGCCGAACTGGAGCGAGCGCTTCGAGAGGCCCATCCAGAAGCCGTCCACCGCGTCGCGGCGGGCGGTGAGGTCGCCTGCCGCGTCCGCCGCGCCGAGGGTGACGAAGAGCGGGGCGAAGTGTTCCGTACGGGGGTGGGCCAGGCGGCCCGACGGGGATTTGGCCTCGAAGTCGAGCAGGGAGTCCAGGTCGCCCGCGGCCAGCGCCTCGTGGCCCCAGGCGTCGAATTCGGCGGACCAGGACGGCACGCCCGGGCCCGTGTGCCGCAGCGCGGCCAGGTTGTGGGTGAAGAAGCCGCTGCCGACGATCAGGACCCCCTCGTCACGCAGGGGCGCCAGCTTGCGGCCGATGTCCATCAGGCGGCGCGGGTCCAGCGTCGGCATGGAGATCTGCAGGACCGGTATGTCGGCTTCCGGGAACATCTCCACCAGCGGGACGTACGCGCCGTGGTCCAGGCCGCGGTCCGGGATGTCCTGGACCGGGGTGCCGGGAGCCTGGAGGAGGCCCCGCACCGAGGCGGCGAGCCGCGGGGCGCCCGGGGCGTCGTACCGGACCCGGTAGTAGTGCTCGGGGAAGCCCCAGAAGTCGTAGACGAGCGGGGCCGAAACGGTCGCGCCGAGGGCGAGCGGGGCTTCCTCCCAGTGGGCCGAGACCATCAGGATCGCCGTGGGGCGGGGCAGCTCCGCGGACCAGGCGGCCAGCTCGCCCGGCCATACGGGGTCGTCCGCGAGCGGCGGCGCGCCGTGACTGAGGTAGAGCGCCGGCATACGGGTCTGGGCGGTGGTCACGGGGGCGCTCCTCGGTCGTCGGTACGGGGTCGCCCGAAAAGCCTAACCCCGCTTGGTTCAAATTTGAACCAAGCGGGGTGGTCAGTCATTCCCGGGTGGGCGCCCCCGTCAGTGGGCGATCACCGGAACCTTGATCTCGGCTTCCTCGGCAGCGCCGGAGCCGGAGCCCGAGGCCACCGGGCTGCCCGCGCCGGGACGGCCTGTGTTGATCAGGGTCAGCGCGATGGCCGAGCTGGTGGCCAGGATGCCGACCGCCCACCAGATGGCGGAGGAGTAGCCCTCGACCATGGCCTGCGCCTGGACGAGCTTGGCCGCGGCGCCGCCCGCCGCGGCCTCGGCCGCGTGGTCGGTCAGGTACGCGGTGGTCGCCGAGGCGGCGATGGTGTTCAGCAGCGCGGTGCC from Streptomyces sp. NBC_00190 harbors:
- a CDS encoding GNAT family N-acetyltransferase; amino-acid sequence: MPQGLEEVQVRPGTEADLAALTDVYNHYVRETAVTFDTAVFTPEQRRPWLHSHPEDGPHRLLVAWAGHRIAGYATSSPFRPKPAYATSVEASVYLAPHAVGRGVGTVLYDALFTALAEEPVHRVFAGVALPNEASVRLHERFGFRRVGEFTEAGWKFGRYWDVRWYEKTLGPDRLHG
- a CDS encoding dioxygenase family protein; its protein translation is MPALYLSHGAPPLADDPVWPGELAAWSAELPRPTAILMVSAHWEEAPLALGATVSAPLVYDFWGFPEHYYRVRYDAPGAPRLAASVRGLLQAPGTPVQDIPDRGLDHGAYVPLVEMFPEADIPVLQISMPTLDPRRLMDIGRKLAPLRDEGVLIVGSGFFTHNLAALRHTGPGVPSWSAEFDAWGHEALAAGDLDSLLDFEAKSPSGRLAHPRTEHFAPLFVTLGAADAAGDLTARRDAVDGFWMGLSKRSLQFG